The following DNA comes from Buttiauxella agrestis.
TAATCACACCATCCGGCTGCTGATGCATCACAATCCACACCTGGCTTTGGCAACCCTGAATGGTATTTTCCGCTTTATGTTGAGCCGGTGGGAGTTCGGGTAAGCGCCCGCCAAGCTCAATGATATAGAGATATTTCTCTTCCCAGTTACTACAGCGGCTGAAATTCTTCAGCAGTTTTTCTTTGTCTGGCAACGTAGCCATGGCTTTCTCCGTGTTAGCCCAGCAGGCGATGGATGCGCTGTAATCCCGTGACCAGGCGGTCCACCTCTTCTTCGGTATTGTACATCGCAAACGAAGCACGACACATTGCCGGAACCTTGTAGAACGCCATTAACGGCATCGCGCAATGGTGCCCGGTTCGTACCGCAATACCATAGTTATCAAGGAAGCTGCCGACATCATAAGCATGATGTTTACCGAGGTTAAACGCGATAACACCGAGCCGCTGTTCAGGGCCATAAATCGTTAAATCCGGCACAGCCTTCAACGCCTGCTGCGCGTAATGCATCAGCGATTGCTCATACTCGCCCACTTCCGCCAGGCCAAGATTTTCAACATATCGCAAAGCGGCACCCAGCCCAATAATCCCGGCTGTATTTGGCGTTCCCGCCTCAAAGCGCCAGGGTGCGGCGGCGTAAGTCGTGCCTTCTGTGAGACTCACACTGGCAATCATCGACCCGCCCCCTTCCCACGGCGGCATGTTTTGCAGGATTTCTTCACGCGCATACAGCACGCCAATTCCCGTCGGGCCGTAAATTTTATGACCGGAGAAAAGGTAGAAATCGCAATCCAGTGCCTGCACATCAATGGCGTGATGCATGATGGCCTGCGCGCCGTCCACCAGCACTTTTACGCCCGCCTGATGCGCAGTCGCAATCATTTGTTGTACCGGGTTTTCGGTGCCAAGTACGTTTGAAACATGCGTAATCGCCAGCAGTTTTGTGTGCTCATCAATCAGCGTCGGGAACACTTCGAGTTGTAGCGTACCATCCTCATTAAGCGGGATAACGCGCAACGTCGCTCCCGTGTGTTCGCACAGAATTTGCCACGGCACGATATTGGCGTGGTGTTCCATCGCGGAAATAATAATATTATCTCCGCGCCGAATATTGGCTCGCCCCCAGCTGTTGGCAACCAGATTGATCCCCTCAGTGGTGCCTCGAACAAAGACAATCTCTTCAGGAGATCGCGCATTAATGAAGCGCGAAACCTGATTGCGCACGTTTTCCATGAGCTGCGTCGCTTCCGCGCTCAGCGTGTGGATCCCGCGATGTACCGCCGCGTAACCGTGGCTGTAAAAGTCCAGTTCAGCGTCGATAACCGCCTGCGGCTTTTGCGCACTGGCCGCGCTGTCTAAATAGGCCAGCGGCTGGCCGTTGACTTCGCGGCTCAGAATGGGGAAATCAGCCCGCACCCGTTCGATGGAAAAACTCATGCATCGCCTCCCGCAAAGCGCTGGCCGATCCGTGCCAGAACCTGCTGTTTTAATGCTTCGTCGCGAATACTTTCCGTAAGCTCTGCGGCAAAGGCATAAATAATCATCTGTCGGGCGGCCTCTTCTTTAATGCCGCGCGAACGTAGATAGAACATCTGTTCGTCGTCGATACGCCCGATCGTCGCACCGTGACTACATTTCACGTCATCGGCATAAATTTCCAGCTGTGGTTTGGTGTCCACTTCCGCCAGACGCCCGAGCAACAGGTTATTGTTGGTCATCTGTCCGTCGGTTTTAATGGCATGTTGAGCCACTTTAATCATGCCGTTGAACACCGCACGACCTTTATCACGCACGATAGTTTTGTGCAGCTGACGGCTGTTGCAATAACCCTTGTTGTGCTCAAGCCAGGTTCGCGTGTCGCACACTTCGTTATTTATCGGCAACGCCAGGCTGTTCATGTGTAGTTGCGTGTTCTCGCCGTTAAGTTGCGTACTGGTGTTGTGGCGCAACACCGCCGCCCCCAGCAGGAAGCTATTACTCTCAACCGTCGCATCCTGGCCGACCACTAAATCGTTATGCGCAAAGTGATAGCTCTGCGCATTTTCAAACGCCATTTTGTCATGGTGCAACTGGCTGTTTGCGCCGATTTCTGCGGTAAAGCGGGCACCCGTAAAATGCGCATGCTCGTCAAAACTCACGTAGTGCTCAATAACCGTCGCGTTTGCGCCTTCGCCCAGAGACAAATGGTGGCGATAATGTGCCGTATTCATCTCACCCTGCGCAC
Coding sequences within:
- the sufS gene encoding cysteine desulfurase SufS; amino-acid sequence: MSFSIERVRADFPILSREVNGQPLAYLDSAASAQKPQAVIDAELDFYSHGYAAVHRGIHTLSAEATQLMENVRNQVSRFINARSPEEIVFVRGTTEGINLVANSWGRANIRRGDNIIISAMEHHANIVPWQILCEHTGATLRVIPLNEDGTLQLEVFPTLIDEHTKLLAITHVSNVLGTENPVQQMIATAHQAGVKVLVDGAQAIMHHAIDVQALDCDFYLFSGHKIYGPTGIGVLYAREEILQNMPPWEGGGSMIASVSLTEGTTYAAAPWRFEAGTPNTAGIIGLGAALRYVENLGLAEVGEYEQSLMHYAQQALKAVPDLTIYGPEQRLGVIAFNLGKHHAYDVGSFLDNYGIAVRTGHHCAMPLMAFYKVPAMCRASFAMYNTEEEVDRLVTGLQRIHRLLG
- the sufD gene encoding Fe-S cluster assembly protein SufD, translating into MAGLPNSSNGNALQQWHHLFETQGDKRSKEAQEHMQQMLRLGLPTRKHENWKYTPLEGLLNNQFVLPVQESLSEVQRDKLALPVDAWRLVFVDGRFSRELSDDITHSGFDVTVDEQRDSLPAAVQGEVFLHLTESLAETVTHIRVARNHSPARALLLMHVSRGSAQGEMNTAHYRHHLSLGEGANATVIEHYVSFDEHAHFTGARFTAEIGANSQLHHDKMAFENAQSYHFAHNDLVVGQDATVESNSFLLGAAVLRHNTSTQLNGENTQLHMNSLALPINNEVCDTRTWLEHNKGYCNSRQLHKTIVRDKGRAVFNGMIKVAQHAIKTDGQMTNNNLLLGRLAEVDTKPQLEIYADDVKCSHGATIGRIDDEQMFYLRSRGIKEEAARQMIIYAFAAELTESIRDEALKQQVLARIGQRFAGGDA